Below is a genomic region from Caldisericota bacterium.
TTTAATAAAAACATTTTTTACCGTTGGATGTGGTACCCAGTTGCTTCCCTTTGCATCAATGATTATTTTCATTATTCTTTTCTCCTTTCAAAACCCTCCTGAAGTTATTTATTCTGTCGCTATTTTTTATGTCTTATCCTTTAACCGTTTGTACAAACTTGATATCCGCCAATTTGATATTCCCATACTGCTTTTTCCACATTGTCCATCTATATTTATTTTTTTATTTGACTTTTTCCATCACAGATTTCACTTTTCCTGCCAATGTTAAATCTTTATCTCTCCTATCATCAATTTTAATATTTGTTACAACTCTTTTTACTTCATCTGAAAATAAAGCTTTATGAACTTTCATAACAATTTCCATTCCTAAATCCAAATCACCTTCAATAATTGTTCCCATAGGAGTTAATTCATATTTAATTTGTCCTTCATATTTTTTCACAATATTAATCGCTTGAGCCACATATTGGCTCACAGAAGCCGATTTTGTTCCAATTGGGACTACACTAAACTCTATCATTGCCATTTTGCCCTCCTTATTTAATCTGTAATCTATAGTTTTGCAGCACTAATCACAACAAAACTGCCAGTTCCATACCCTTTACGAAAAGACTGGACTTTTTTAATATCATTTAATTGCCCAAATACAGTTTGGACAATCTCAAAGTTTCCAAACTTTGCGTTCTTCAAATAGGATAAAATTTCATCTGTCGAAAAGAAAGTAGCCTCTTTATAAAATTTATTTTCATGTTTATGTTTTAAATAAATCTGACCTATGGGACTATGTTTATCAACAAAAGCAACAATAATAGTCCCGTTTTTTTTCAAAATGCGATAAATTTCTTTGAAAGATTTTTCTACATCATCCACAAAACAAACAGCTGTCACCATTAAGGCAAAATCAAAACGAGCATCCTCAACAGGAATATTTTCTGCTACACCTTTATAAATTGTAATACCCCTCTTTTTAGCGATCTCTGCCATTTTATCAGAAGGTTCAACTCCATATTGTATGCCTAATGGTTCAGAAAATTTTCCACTTCCCGCTCCAATTTCAATACCTGTCCGGTTTTTGGGTATAAAATGTTTTACAGCTTTGAGTTCACTTAAATAGACAAACTTGTTTTTATCAAACCATTCCTCGTATTCATTGAAGTAATTTTCAAAAGGAGTTATTTTTGGCATAATATCTTCAGGGCACCTCGAACCTTCGGCTAATATTTTTGAACATTTATTTTTTTCTCCTTCGCCACATATCTATCTTACTTGTTTTTTATTGTTCGCTACTTTTATATTTAGTCCGTTCTTTTGTATTTTACTTGTTCTACAAAATATCTCCAAATTTATTTACTCTTTTCTTTGTCATTCTGATGGAGCGTAGCGACAGAAAAATCTCACTTTTTGTCCCCCCTGTCTTTGCAAGGAGCGTAGCGACGAAGCAATCTCTGTTTTCCACACAACAGTCCCATGATATTATTAAAACAAGAAGGGCAGAGGCGCTCACCTGCCCTTCTGAAAATTATTTCTTTTATCTATTTACCTGCTGCACGTTATCGTTATTGTCCTTGTGTCTGGGTCCCAGTAAACACCACAGCCTAAACTCTCTATAACAAAATGTATCCTGATCTAGAATACGATTCCTATTTATCTATTTTGTCACTATTTTTTTATCACATCTTTCTCTGCTTCTTGATAAAGATTATCGATTGCTTGCTGGAGTTCGATTGTTCTGGCAATGGCGGTTACAATTTTACAGTACTGCTCTGTTTCTGCTAAGGAAAGAACCCTGCCTTTCCTGTCTTTCAACCATTTATTACAGACCTGGTATCCGCCAATTTGATATTCCCATACAACTTTTTCAACATTATCAAAGTAGTTATCGTTATTTATATAAATTCTCTTTTCTTGCTCGTTGTATTTCACTTTTTCTACTGTACCAGAGCCTTTCCCTCTGAACTTTGATATAGGATTGCTTAGTTTCTTTGATGAAAGTAGGTGAAGCTTAACAAGTTCCTTGCCTAAGGCACCCATTTTTATAAAGCAATCATAATTGTATGTGAAAGGTACTTTTGGAAAATCAATTTTCA
It encodes:
- a CDS encoding class I SAM-dependent methyltransferase, which produces MPKITPFENYFNEYEEWFDKNKFVYLSELKAVKHFIPKNRTGIEIGAGSGKFSEPLGIQYGVEPSDKMAEIAKKRGITIYKGVAENIPVEDARFDFALMVTAVCFVDDVEKSFKEIYRILKKNGTIIVAFVDKHSPIGQIYLKHKHENKFYKEATFFSTDEILSYLKNAKFGNFEIVQTVFGQLNDIKKVQSFRKGYGTGSFVVISAAKL
- a CDS encoding MTH1187 family thiamine-binding protein; protein product: MAMIEFSVVPIGTKSASVSQYVAQAINIVKKYEGQIKYELTPMGTIIEGDLDLGMEIVMKVHKALFSDEVKRVVTNIKIDDRRDKDLTLAGKVKSVMEKVK
- a CDS encoding type ISP restriction/modification enzyme, which codes for NLGLVLRRTAENTADWRQVFDSETILDINFLSAQSYLFPLYRYPSSDKNHLFEKTPEQNKKVPNLNPELIKKLIVTYNTEITPEQIFYYIYAVLYSNIYREKYAEFLKIDFPKVPFTYNYDCFIKMGALGKELVKLHLLSSKKLSNPISKFRGKGSGTVEKVKYNEQEKRIYINNDNYFDNVEKVVWEYQIGGYQVCNKWLKDRKGRVLSLAETEQYCKIVTAIARTIELQQAIDNLYQEAEKDVIKK